One region of Streptomyces rishiriensis genomic DNA includes:
- a CDS encoding type I polyketide synthase, with the protein MTSSEAKLVEALRASLIENEQLENENKKIRDSFTEPIAIVGMACRFPGGVSSPEELWELIADGRSAVGAFPTDRGWDLENLYDPELDRAGTTYVREGGFLHDVGEFDAGFFGISQSETLVMDPQQRLMLETSWEAIERAGIDPATLRGKNVGVFAGVGGHDYATGFHSVPDELEGYLMTGGLASVLSGRVSYTLGFEGPAVTVDTACSSSLVALHMAVQSLRSGESSLALAGGSSVMCTPAGLVLASRMRTLAKDGRCKAFAASADGTNSAEGVGVLLLERVSDAVREGHEILGVVRATAVNQDGASNGLTAPNGPSQQRVIRQALATAGLSSADVDIVEAHGTGTPLGDPIEAQALLATYGQSRDPGLPLWLGSVKSNLGHAGHAAGVAGVIKMVMAMRHGVLPQTLHVDEPTPQVDWSAGAVELLTEAHEWPEIGRPRRAGVSGFGVSGTNAHVILEQAPERTSVNPSDEKARALSDSVVPLVLSARGEAGLAGQARRLGSFLRERQELDLLDVGRSLVRSRGLLPDRAIVLAENREEALAALDAVVGGESATGVVRGTAESVVGRTVFVFPGQGAQWAGMGRELLEASPVFATSMAECAEALDPLTGWSLLDVVRQAEGARSLEDLDVVQPVSWALMLSLAALWEACGVVPDAVVGHSQGEIAAACFAGALSLPDAARLVVYRAKVIRAELSGRGGMASLVAGVKAASVLVEELPGLEIAAVNGPSSVVVTGELPALEELLARCKTEGIHARRIHGANAAGHSSQMEVLRDPFLEALTGVSGGPSRVPLFSTVTGRLQDTTELDAEYWYRNLRQTVQFDPAIRSLAGDGHGVFIEVSSHPVLASSVQDVLEELQAPAVVTGSLHRDEGGPRRFLASLAHLHTHGVQVSWGAVLGHGTERPVDLPTYAFQRRRYWLDPADSGGDAPGLGLEAADHPLLGAVTEIPGSDGVLFTSRLSLRTHPWLADHAAAGVVLVPGAAFVELAVRAGDEIGCSLVGELVIERPLLLPESGGVQVRVWVGEPDESRHRTVQIHSRWEEAGPRGSWTRHASGRLVPEEGGADFDLTQWPPPGATAVDPDVLAHAYDGMAQAGYGYGPAFRGLRGAWTRGEEVFAEVSLPEAAGTGDDYGLHPALLDAAMHACAFRTDMAGESPKLALPFVWRDVRLHAVGTSTLRVHLTPLARDTIRLRLADAFGAPVAAVDSMVLRPVVPELLRVGSGASKEQMFRVAWEPISVRSVHDELNVVPVTTAEDVRAVAGTPPGMFLLDVAGNGRTDLAAVRDLTGRVLEVVQAWLAEPAFQDTPLVALTQAGAVVQDGDPAPDLAVATAAGLLRSAQSENPGRILLVDTDGTEASARRLPDVLASGQPQVALRRGAVAVPRLVKAAPADAHGRPLNPEGTVLITGGTGRLGRLAARHLASKHKIRNLILVSRRGPDAPGAAELEAELEGLGALVRVVACDVSDRDSMVALLGSVPKDTPLTAVIHAAGALDDGVVTSLTPEQLDAVLRPKADAAHILDELTRDLDLAAFVLYSSLSGIFGSAGQGNYAAANSYLDALAVRRHASGLPATSLVWGWWGQGSDALDKLAEVELKRFDRWNSTELTAQEGMELFDLALLDRDAVQVLTKMELEAIWDQANSASVPPLLRGLIRVSRRPARDGATGADTLADRLAEASPDQRVKILVDLVQREVATILGYVSADEIGPDLSFFDIGFDSLTAIELRNRLSALTGVRIPATFAFEYPTAELAAEDLLERLESPVGSPEDTPRMVRGDQ; encoded by the coding sequence ATGACCAGCTCAGAGGCAAAGCTTGTCGAAGCGCTGCGGGCTTCACTGATCGAGAACGAGCAGTTGGAGAACGAGAACAAGAAGATCCGCGACAGCTTCACTGAACCGATCGCCATCGTGGGCATGGCGTGCCGGTTCCCCGGTGGGGTGTCGTCACCTGAAGAGTTGTGGGAGTTGATCGCCGATGGTCGTTCCGCAGTCGGCGCATTCCCCACCGACCGGGGCTGGGATCTTGAGAACCTCTACGACCCGGAACTCGATCGCGCCGGCACGACCTATGTACGGGAAGGCGGGTTCCTGCACGACGTGGGCGAGTTCGACGCCGGTTTCTTCGGCATCTCACAAAGCGAGACGCTGGTCATGGACCCGCAGCAGCGTCTGATGCTGGAGACGTCGTGGGAGGCGATCGAACGGGCGGGCATAGACCCGGCTACTCTGCGTGGCAAGAACGTCGGCGTGTTCGCCGGCGTGGGCGGGCACGATTACGCCACCGGTTTCCACAGCGTCCCCGACGAGCTCGAGGGCTACCTGATGACCGGCGGCTTGGCGAGCGTCCTGTCGGGACGGGTTTCCTACACTCTCGGGTTCGAGGGGCCCGCAGTCACGGTCGACACGGCCTGCTCGTCGTCCCTGGTAGCCCTGCACATGGCAGTGCAGTCCCTGCGTTCGGGCGAGTCGTCGTTGGCGCTGGCCGGGGGCTCCAGCGTGATGTGCACTCCCGCTGGCTTGGTGTTGGCCTCGCGTATGCGGACTCTTGCGAAGGACGGCCGGTGCAAGGCGTTTGCGGCATCCGCAGATGGAACGAACTCTGCCGAGGGTGTGGGCGTCCTGCTGTTGGAGCGGGTTTCCGATGCCGTCCGTGAGGGACATGAGATTCTCGGCGTCGTACGGGCCACTGCGGTGAACCAGGATGGCGCGTCCAACGGACTCACCGCGCCGAACGGGCCCTCGCAGCAGCGGGTGATCCGCCAGGCACTCGCTACCGCTGGTTTGTCGTCCGCCGATGTCGACATCGTCGAGGCGCACGGCACCGGAACCCCCCTGGGCGACCCGATCGAGGCACAGGCCCTACTCGCCACCTATGGTCAAAGCCGTGACCCCGGACTGCCGCTGTGGCTCGGTTCAGTGAAGTCGAACCTCGGACACGCGGGCCATGCGGCAGGCGTCGCTGGTGTGATCAAGATGGTGATGGCCATGCGGCATGGTGTGCTGCCGCAGACTTTGCACGTGGACGAGCCCACGCCTCAGGTTGACTGGTCTGCTGGAGCGGTTGAGTTGCTGACCGAGGCGCACGAGTGGCCCGAGATCGGCCGTCCTCGTCGGGCGGGGGTCTCCGGCTTCGGCGTCAGCGGCACCAACGCGCACGTCATCCTGGAGCAGGCGCCCGAGCGGACATCCGTGAACCCGTCCGACGAGAAGGCGCGCGCGCTGAGCGACTCGGTTGTGCCACTGGTCCTCTCGGCCCGTGGCGAGGCGGGTCTCGCCGGTCAGGCCCGGCGCCTTGGTTCGTTCCTGAGGGAACGTCAAGAGCTGGATCTGCTCGACGTCGGCCGGTCGCTGGTGCGGAGCCGGGGTCTTCTCCCCGACCGTGCGATCGTGCTCGCCGAGAACCGGGAAGAGGCGCTGGCTGCATTGGACGCCGTGGTCGGCGGTGAGTCCGCGACCGGTGTCGTCAGGGGAACGGCCGAGAGCGTAGTAGGCCGGACTGTCTTTGTGTTCCCCGGCCAGGGCGCACAGTGGGCGGGCATGGGAAGGGAACTGCTTGAGGCGTCGCCCGTGTTTGCAACCAGCATGGCCGAGTGCGCCGAGGCGCTTGACCCGCTGACCGGCTGGTCGTTGCTGGATGTGGTGCGGCAGGCAGAGGGCGCCCGGTCCCTTGAGGACCTCGACGTCGTGCAGCCGGTGTCGTGGGCACTGATGCTGTCGCTTGCCGCGCTGTGGGAAGCGTGCGGGGTCGTCCCGGATGCGGTCGTGGGTCATTCCCAGGGCGAGATCGCCGCTGCCTGCTTCGCCGGTGCGCTGTCCCTTCCGGACGCCGCCCGCCTCGTGGTGTACCGGGCCAAGGTCATCCGTGCCGAGTTGTCGGGACGCGGAGGCATGGCGTCCCTCGTTGCCGGTGTCAAGGCCGCCTCCGTGCTGGTCGAGGAGTTGCCGGGCCTGGAGATCGCCGCGGTCAACGGACCCTCCTCAGTGGTCGTGACCGGTGAACTGCCCGCCCTGGAAGAGCTGCTCGCCCGGTGCAAGACCGAGGGCATCCACGCCCGCAGGATTCACGGGGCCAACGCCGCCGGACACTCCTCACAGATGGAAGTGCTGCGCGACCCTTTCCTTGAGGCACTTACTGGGGTCTCCGGCGGGCCTTCGCGCGTGCCGCTGTTCTCCACGGTGACCGGGCGACTCCAGGACACCACGGAACTGGACGCTGAGTACTGGTATCGCAACCTGCGGCAGACCGTGCAGTTCGACCCGGCCATTCGGTCCCTGGCCGGTGATGGACACGGAGTGTTCATCGAGGTCAGCTCGCACCCTGTGCTGGCGTCGAGCGTCCAGGACGTGCTGGAGGAGCTCCAGGCACCCGCTGTCGTCACCGGGTCGCTGCACCGCGACGAGGGCGGCCCACGCAGGTTCCTCGCCTCGCTGGCCCACCTGCACACCCACGGCGTTCAGGTCTCCTGGGGGGCCGTCCTCGGCCACGGTACTGAGCGGCCCGTAGATCTGCCCACGTACGCCTTTCAGCGCCGGCGCTACTGGTTGGATCCGGCAGACTCCGGTGGGGACGCACCAGGCCTCGGTCTCGAGGCGGCGGACCATCCCCTGCTCGGCGCGGTCACCGAGATCCCCGGCTCGGACGGCGTGTTGTTCACTTCCCGGCTGTCGCTGCGCACGCACCCCTGGCTCGCCGACCACGCGGCCGCCGGAGTCGTCCTCGTGCCCGGAGCCGCCTTCGTGGAACTCGCGGTCCGCGCCGGCGACGAGATCGGGTGCAGCCTGGTCGGCGAACTGGTTATCGAGCGCCCCCTGCTGCTGCCCGAGAGCGGCGGTGTCCAGGTACGTGTGTGGGTGGGTGAGCCTGACGAATCTCGCCACCGCACCGTCCAGATCCACTCCCGCTGGGAGGAAGCCGGTCCACGTGGGAGCTGGACCCGTCATGCCTCCGGGCGCCTGGTGCCGGAAGAGGGTGGGGCCGATTTCGACCTCACCCAATGGCCGCCGCCCGGCGCCACCGCCGTCGACCCGGACGTACTCGCCCACGCCTACGACGGCATGGCACAGGCGGGATACGGCTACGGTCCGGCCTTTCGGGGCCTGCGCGGGGCATGGACGCGCGGCGAGGAGGTGTTCGCCGAGGTCTCACTGCCCGAGGCAGCAGGCACGGGTGATGACTACGGGCTGCACCCGGCCCTCCTGGACGCGGCCATGCACGCCTGTGCCTTCCGCACCGACATGGCCGGCGAGAGCCCGAAGCTGGCGCTGCCATTTGTCTGGCGCGACGTCAGACTGCACGCCGTCGGAACCTCCACACTGCGGGTTCACCTCACACCGCTCGCCCGCGACACGATCCGTTTGCGCCTGGCCGACGCGTTCGGCGCACCAGTGGCTGCCGTCGACTCGATGGTCTTGCGACCGGTGGTTCCGGAACTGCTGCGGGTCGGATCGGGTGCGTCCAAGGAGCAGATGTTCCGTGTGGCCTGGGAGCCTATCTCCGTCAGGAGCGTGCATGACGAGCTGAACGTCGTACCCGTGACAACTGCCGAGGACGTTCGTGCCGTGGCCGGAACGCCCCCCGGCATGTTCCTCCTCGATGTGGCCGGGAACGGACGTACGGACCTCGCCGCCGTCCGGGATCTCACCGGGCGAGTGCTGGAAGTCGTCCAGGCGTGGCTCGCAGAACCCGCCTTCCAGGACACTCCTCTCGTCGCTCTCACACAGGCCGGTGCGGTCGTCCAGGACGGGGACCCGGCTCCCGATCTGGCCGTTGCGACGGCTGCCGGCTTGCTGCGTTCGGCACAGTCCGAGAACCCGGGCCGCATCCTCCTGGTCGACACGGACGGCACGGAGGCGTCAGCCCGTCGCCTGCCCGATGTACTCGCGTCCGGGCAGCCTCAGGTGGCACTTCGCAGAGGCGCGGTGGCGGTGCCGAGGCTCGTCAAGGCCGCCCCCGCCGATGCCCATGGCCGTCCACTGAACCCCGAGGGCACGGTCCTGATCACCGGCGGTACGGGCAGGCTGGGTCGCCTGGCGGCCAGGCACCTGGCTTCCAAGCACAAGATCAGAAACCTCATCCTGGTCAGCCGGAGGGGACCGGACGCACCGGGCGCGGCCGAGTTGGAAGCCGAACTCGAGGGGCTCGGGGCGCTCGTCCGAGTCGTAGCGTGCGATGTGTCCGATCGAGACTCCATGGTCGCGCTTCTGGGCTCGGTTCCCAAGGACACCCCCCTTACCGCAGTGATCCACGCAGCCGGAGCGCTGGATGACGGTGTGGTGACGTCCCTGACGCCCGAACAGCTCGATGCGGTGCTCCGTCCGAAGGCCGATGCGGCACACATTCTGGATGAACTCACGCGCGATCTCGACCTCGCGGCCTTCGTCCTGTACTCCTCTCTTTCGGGGATCTTCGGTTCAGCGGGTCAGGGCAACTACGCTGCCGCGAACTCCTACCTCGACGCGCTAGCTGTACGCCGTCATGCTTCCGGATTGCCGGCGACCTCACTGGTGTGGGGATGGTGGGGGCAGGGATCGGACGCGCTGGACAAACTCGCTGAGGTCGAGCTGAAGCGTTTCGACCGCTGGAACAGCACCGAACTCACGGCGCAAGAGGGCATGGAGCTGTTCGACCTCGCGCTGCTTGACCGTGACGCTGTTCAGGTCCTGACGAAGATGGAACTCGAGGCGATATGGGACCAGGCCAACTCCGCATCCGTCCCCCCACTGCTGCGCGGCCTCATCCGCGTCAGTCGGCGGCCCGCCCGTGATGGGGCGACCGGGGCCGACACGCTGGCAGATCGGCTGGCCGAGGCGTCCCCGGACCAGCGAGTAAAGATCTTGGTCGACCTGGTCCAGCGCGAGGTCGCCACGATCCTCGGCTACGTGTCTGCGGACGAAATCGGACCGGACCTTTCCTTCTTCGACATCGGTTTCGACTCTCTGACCGCCATCGAACTCAGGAACCGGCTGTCGGCGCTCACCGGCGTCCGCATCCCGGCCACCTTCGCCTTCGAGTACCCCACCGCGGAACTGGCCGCCGAGGATCTGCTGGAACGCCTCGAATCCCCCGTGGGCTCGCCGGAGGACACTCCACGCATGGTGCGCGGAGATCAATGA